From a region of the Teredinibacter turnerae genome:
- a CDS encoding NCS2 family permease — translation MKSLAQYFEFSKAGTNFKTETLAGVTTFLAMAYITIVNPVILSDAGMDFGAVFVATCLAAAFGSIAMGLLGNYPIAQAPGMGQNAFFTYGVVLGMGHPWPVALGAVFFSGVIFLILSALPVREWLINSIPRNLKLGISGGIGLFLGIIALENAKIVVDSPATLVKLGDLSQWEPLLCLAGFAIITALAYRKLMGAVVIGMLSVTVIGWLTGIAEFKGVMSLPPSPAPVLFKLDFAGALEVGMVTVIITMLIVDVFDTAGTMVGVANRAGLIQKDGSLPRLGKALLSDSGATTFGALVGTSSTTSYIESAAGVEAGGRTGFTAVVTGIIFLLCLFFSPIAQSVPAYATAAALLFVACLMTRSLADLNWDDHTESAPAIIAAIAMPLGYSIADGIGLGFISYAVIKVLSGRITQCPPVVFVVAGIFALKFFFL, via the coding sequence ATGAAGAGCCTTGCCCAATATTTTGAATTCAGCAAAGCGGGAACCAATTTTAAAACGGAGACCCTTGCAGGGGTGACCACCTTCTTGGCAATGGCCTATATCACTATAGTCAACCCGGTAATTTTATCTGATGCCGGAATGGATTTTGGTGCAGTATTTGTCGCGACCTGCCTGGCAGCAGCGTTTGGCTCCATTGCAATGGGATTGCTGGGTAATTACCCCATCGCCCAGGCACCGGGCATGGGGCAAAATGCTTTTTTTACCTACGGTGTCGTTTTAGGTATGGGGCACCCGTGGCCAGTCGCGCTGGGCGCGGTGTTTTTCTCCGGTGTTATCTTCCTGATTCTTAGCGCCTTGCCTGTGCGCGAGTGGTTAATCAACTCTATTCCGAGAAATCTGAAGTTAGGTATATCCGGCGGCATTGGTTTGTTTCTCGGTATTATCGCCTTGGAAAACGCGAAAATCGTTGTAGATAGTCCTGCTACGCTGGTGAAGCTTGGTGATCTAAGCCAGTGGGAACCGCTGTTATGTTTGGCGGGGTTCGCAATTATTACCGCATTGGCCTATCGCAAGCTTATGGGCGCCGTTGTTATTGGTATGTTGAGCGTCACAGTGATTGGCTGGCTTACGGGTATAGCAGAGTTTAAAGGTGTAATGAGTTTACCTCCTTCGCCTGCGCCGGTGTTGTTCAAGCTTGATTTCGCGGGCGCATTAGAAGTTGGCATGGTAACGGTAATCATAACCATGTTAATTGTTGATGTGTTCGATACCGCAGGGACGATGGTTGGGGTTGCAAATCGTGCAGGTTTAATTCAGAAGGACGGTTCCTTGCCTCGCCTGGGCAAGGCGCTCTTGTCCGACTCTGGAGCGACAACTTTTGGTGCTCTCGTGGGTACATCGTCTACCACCAGTTACATCGAGAGCGCTGCCGGCGTAGAGGCGGGGGGCCGTACCGGATTCACTGCGGTAGTGACCGGCATAATTTTTCTGCTTTGCTTGTTTTTCTCGCCGATTGCGCAAAGTGTACCTGCATATGCCACTGCAGCGGCGCTATTGTTTGTTGCCTGTTTGATGACGCGAAGCCTGGCTGACCTCAACTGGGACGACCACACCGAAAGCGCGCCCGCGATTATTGCCGCTATCGCTATGCCGTTGGGCTACTCCATCGCCGATGGTATTGGCTTGGGATTTATTTCGTACGCTGTCATTAAGGTGTTAAGTGGGCGAATTACCCAATGTCCACCAGTAGTTTTTGTTGTTGCCGGTATTTTCGCACTGAAATTCTTTTTCCTTTAG
- the katG gene encoding catalase/peroxidase HPI, giving the protein MTDTSKATGKCPVMHGGNTATGSDNMDWWPNSLNLDILHQHDTKTNPLDPGFTYADAFNGMDYNALKADIKALMTDSQDWWPADWGHYGGLMIRMAWHSAGSYRIADGRGGANTGNQRFAPLNSWPDNANLDKARRLLWPIKKKYGNAISWADLMILAGNVAYESMGLKTFGFAGGREDIWHPEKDTYWGSEQEWLAPSANEHSRYSGERDLENPLAAVMMGLIYVNPEGVDGKPDPLKTAADVRETFARMAMNDEETVALTAGGHTVGKCHGNGRAEDLGPEPEAENVEAQGFGWLNKTGRGIGKDTVTSGIEGAWTTNPTQWDNGYFHLLLNHEWENLKSPAGAHQWEPIDIAEEDKPVDAENPNIRHNPIMTDADMAIKMDPEYRKIAEKFYADHAYFSDVFARAWFKLTHRDLGPKARYLGPEAPQEDLLWQDPVPSVDYTLSDQEITTLKRDLLSLDIAASDLITTAWDSARTFRGSDNRGGANGARIRLEPHKNWEGNEPKKLQRVLKALSDFQSKLEKPVSLADLIVLAGTAAVEQAATNAGVEITIPFAPGRGDATQEQTDVDTFDVLEPVHDAFRNWQKKDYAVKPEEMMLDRAQLMGLSAKEMTVLIGGMRVLGTNHGNSQHGVFTKNVGTLSTDFFTNLTDMRYNWKPIGSNLYEIVDRASGDVHWTATRVDLVFGSNSILRSYAEVYAQDDAKEKFVKDFSAAWVKVMNADRFDL; this is encoded by the coding sequence ATGACAGACACATCCAAAGCAACCGGTAAATGCCCGGTTATGCACGGCGGTAATACCGCTACTGGCAGCGACAACATGGATTGGTGGCCCAATTCGCTCAACCTGGACATTCTCCATCAACACGATACCAAGACCAATCCGCTGGACCCGGGCTTCACCTACGCCGATGCGTTCAATGGGATGGACTACAACGCGTTAAAAGCGGACATTAAAGCACTCATGACCGACAGCCAGGACTGGTGGCCCGCAGACTGGGGGCACTACGGTGGCCTGATGATTCGCATGGCCTGGCACTCCGCTGGTAGCTATCGCATTGCCGACGGGCGCGGTGGAGCCAATACGGGCAATCAACGCTTTGCACCGCTCAACAGTTGGCCGGACAACGCTAACCTCGACAAAGCCCGCCGCCTACTCTGGCCTATCAAGAAAAAATACGGCAATGCTATCTCCTGGGCAGACTTAATGATTTTGGCCGGCAATGTCGCTTATGAGTCAATGGGTTTAAAAACATTTGGTTTTGCCGGTGGTCGCGAGGATATCTGGCATCCGGAGAAAGACACCTACTGGGGATCGGAGCAGGAATGGCTGGCGCCCAGCGCGAACGAACACAGCCGCTATAGTGGCGAACGGGATCTGGAAAACCCCTTAGCTGCAGTTATGATGGGGCTTATTTACGTTAACCCGGAAGGTGTCGACGGCAAACCCGACCCTTTAAAAACTGCAGCAGATGTGCGCGAAACCTTTGCTCGCATGGCAATGAACGATGAAGAAACCGTCGCGCTCACCGCCGGCGGCCACACTGTAGGTAAATGCCATGGCAACGGGCGCGCGGAAGATCTCGGGCCCGAACCGGAAGCGGAGAATGTAGAGGCACAAGGCTTTGGCTGGCTCAATAAAACCGGGCGCGGCATCGGTAAAGACACGGTGACCAGCGGAATCGAAGGCGCCTGGACCACCAACCCCACCCAGTGGGATAACGGCTATTTCCACTTGTTGCTCAACCACGAGTGGGAAAATCTCAAAAGCCCAGCGGGTGCGCACCAATGGGAACCCATCGATATCGCCGAAGAAGACAAACCAGTCGACGCCGAAAACCCCAATATTCGCCACAACCCCATTATGACCGATGCGGATATGGCCATAAAAATGGACCCGGAATATCGAAAAATTGCAGAGAAATTTTACGCAGACCACGCGTATTTTTCCGACGTTTTCGCTCGCGCCTGGTTCAAATTAACCCATCGTGACCTCGGGCCGAAAGCTCGTTACCTGGGACCAGAAGCACCCCAGGAAGATCTGCTTTGGCAGGACCCGGTGCCCAGTGTCGATTACACGCTCTCTGACCAGGAAATTACAACACTTAAGCGCGATTTACTGTCACTTGATATTGCCGCAAGCGACCTGATCACTACTGCCTGGGATAGTGCGCGAACTTTTCGGGGTTCCGACAACCGCGGTGGCGCAAACGGCGCCCGCATCCGGTTGGAACCGCACAAAAATTGGGAAGGTAACGAACCGAAAAAGTTACAGAGGGTGCTTAAAGCGCTGTCAGATTTCCAGAGTAAATTGGAAAAGCCTGTCAGCCTGGCCGACCTCATCGTGCTGGCGGGGACTGCGGCCGTTGAACAGGCCGCAACAAACGCCGGTGTCGAGATCACTATTCCGTTCGCACCCGGGCGAGGCGACGCCACTCAGGAACAAACTGATGTAGACACATTCGACGTGCTCGAACCGGTTCACGATGCGTTCCGCAATTGGCAGAAAAAGGACTACGCCGTTAAACCCGAAGAAATGATGCTGGACCGGGCTCAGTTAATGGGCCTTAGCGCAAAGGAAATGACCGTATTAATCGGTGGCATGCGCGTCCTCGGCACCAACCACGGCAATAGCCAGCACGGCGTATTTACCAAGAATGTCGGCACTCTTAGCACAGACTTTTTCACCAACCTTACTGACATGCGCTACAACTGGAAGCCAATCGGCAGCAACTTATATGAGATTGTTGATCGAGCGAGTGGCGATGTTCACTGGACAGCGACGCGAGTTGACTTGGTTTTCGGATCCAATTCGATCCTTCGCAGCTATGCAGAGGTCTATGCGCAAGACGATGCGAAAGAGAAATTCGTTAAAGATTTTTCTGCCGCCTGGGTAAAAGTGATGAACGCTGATCGTTTCGACTTGTAG
- a CDS encoding FkbM family methyltransferase, translated as MDNVAVHAQDPVRPLTLAEQLLSIFLRALPIKHGRHRILDYIAPRAFTQDGMLVEIALNGKNVIVDPSDLVGWHFAILKSFDPEVVEVLNAACEGSSGEVFWDIGANKGSCFCGLAAKRNNVRVVAIEPQASLAPTNLHNLQTLCSTGYEYVQAGIGESESELELTIPENNKGRASLNLRNKRPTDVTEKIKIKTAKNIASQSKYGWPSLIKLDVEGYEPQVIRALAPCFSQGHCKVLVFENHKRETTAFDEIRKLIVPHGYNLYGIKKTPWATYLLPCQNQIENTTDYAAIRKDTADSNRALGRLIHH; from the coding sequence ATGGACAACGTGGCAGTTCACGCACAGGATCCCGTGCGTCCCCTCACCCTCGCAGAACAGTTACTTTCAATATTTCTGCGCGCACTACCGATTAAACACGGTCGACACAGAATCCTCGATTACATCGCACCTAGAGCGTTTACTCAGGACGGCATGCTGGTAGAAATAGCGCTGAATGGAAAGAATGTTATCGTCGACCCATCAGATCTGGTCGGCTGGCATTTTGCAATTTTAAAATCGTTCGACCCCGAAGTGGTTGAGGTTTTGAATGCCGCCTGCGAAGGTAGCAGCGGAGAGGTGTTCTGGGATATCGGGGCGAATAAAGGATCGTGCTTTTGCGGACTCGCTGCAAAACGTAACAACGTGCGCGTGGTCGCTATCGAACCGCAGGCGTCGCTTGCACCGACTAATCTACACAATTTGCAAACCCTTTGCTCAACGGGCTATGAATACGTGCAAGCCGGTATTGGTGAATCAGAATCCGAACTGGAACTCACCATTCCAGAGAACAACAAAGGCCGGGCCAGCTTGAACCTACGCAACAAACGCCCTACCGATGTAACAGAAAAAATAAAAATTAAAACCGCTAAAAATATTGCCTCACAATCGAAATACGGATGGCCTAGCCTGATAAAACTCGATGTGGAAGGCTATGAACCACAGGTAATACGTGCCCTGGCTCCCTGCTTTAGCCAGGGCCATTGCAAAGTATTGGTGTTCGAAAACCACAAGCGTGAGACGACCGCATTCGACGAAATCCGGAAGCTCATCGTCCCGCACGGCTACAATCTGTACGGGATTAAGAAAACGCCCTGGGCAACCTACTTGCTCCCCTGCCAGAACCAGATTGAAAACACCACGGACTACGCAGCCATTCGCAAGGATACAGCGGACAGTAATCGCGCACTAGGCAGACTAATTCATCATTAA